In one Thermaerobacter sp. PB12/4term genomic region, the following are encoded:
- a CDS encoding ribonuclease H-like domain-containing protein: MGQRTPLAVDIETVGFDWDELHPEVQDYLLRRARDDDERSRVKDQLGLHPGTGRVVAIALWRPYEDRGGVLVEDPGATAPRWAPFPEAGAGALIYRGTERDILTEFWRYVSQHAGTLITFNGRSFDGPFLMIRSAILGVVPTRNLVPYRYSFQDHCDLAEVLSFYGARQRNSFLFWCHQFGIPSPKQAMDGADVGEAYRQGRIDDIARYCLADARATAELYRRLEPMIAVMDGRSQGGEAGAAPGNGSSPAGPGTPGGEAPPGPAR, translated from the coding sequence ATGGGACAGCGGACGCCCCTGGCGGTCGACATTGAAACCGTGGGCTTCGACTGGGACGAGTTGCACCCCGAGGTGCAGGACTACCTGTTGCGCCGGGCTCGGGACGACGACGAGCGGTCGCGGGTCAAGGACCAGCTGGGCCTGCATCCCGGCACAGGCCGGGTGGTGGCCATCGCCCTCTGGCGGCCCTATGAAGACCGGGGCGGTGTGCTGGTGGAAGACCCGGGCGCCACGGCCCCCCGCTGGGCACCCTTCCCCGAGGCCGGTGCCGGCGCCCTGATCTACCGGGGCACGGAGAGGGACATCCTGACGGAGTTCTGGCGCTACGTCAGCCAGCACGCGGGGACCCTGATCACCTTCAACGGCCGGTCCTTTGACGGGCCCTTCCTCATGATCCGCTCGGCTATCCTGGGAGTGGTTCCCACCCGCAACCTGGTGCCCTACCGGTACAGCTTTCAGGACCACTGCGACCTGGCGGAGGTCCTGTCCTTTTACGGTGCGCGCCAGCGCAATTCGTTCCTCTTCTGGTGCCACCAGTTCGGCATCCCCTCGCCCAAGCAGGCGATGGACGGGGCGGATGTGGGCGAAGCCTACAGGCAGGGGCGCATCGACGACATCGCCCGTTATTGCCTGGCCGATGCCCGGGCGACGGCCGAGCTGTACCGGCGGCTGGAACCCATGATCGCGGTGATGGACGGGCGGAGCCAGGGCGGCGAGGCCGGGGCAGCCCCTGGCAACGGCTCGTCCCCGGCCGGTCCGGGCACACCGGGCGGCGAAGCGCCGCCGGGCCCGGCCCGGTGA
- a CDS encoding inositol-3-phosphate synthase — protein MRKIRVAIAGVGNCASSLVQGIYYYRDTQRIKDGTGLMHPELGGYYPADIEIVAAFDVDRRKVGKPLREALFAKPNCTPVFCPDLPDIPVTVQMGPVLDGVSEHMADYPEDRTFVLADEPPVDVARVLRETRADILVNYLPVGSEQATRYYAEAALEAGCAFINAIPVFIASSPRWAERFRRKGLPVVGDDIKSQVGATIVHRVLTRLFEDRGVRLRRTYQLNFGGNTDFLNMLNHSRLKSKKQSKTQAVQSQLGEPLPGEDIHIGPSDYVPWLHDNKICMIRMEGTGFGDQPIELELRLSVQDSPNSAGVMIDAIRCTKLALDRGLAGPIEPVSAYFMKSPPVQYTDDEARRLVEAFIRGESLAARTQAGD, from the coding sequence ATGCGCAAGATCCGCGTGGCCATCGCGGGGGTAGGCAACTGCGCCAGCTCGCTGGTGCAGGGAATCTACTACTATCGCGACACCCAGCGGATCAAGGACGGCACCGGGCTGATGCACCCGGAACTGGGCGGCTACTATCCGGCGGACATTGAAATCGTCGCTGCCTTCGACGTCGACCGGAGGAAGGTGGGCAAGCCGCTCCGGGAGGCGCTCTTCGCCAAGCCCAACTGCACGCCGGTGTTCTGCCCGGACCTGCCGGACATCCCCGTGACCGTTCAGATGGGGCCCGTGCTGGACGGTGTCAGCGAGCACATGGCGGACTATCCCGAAGACCGGACCTTCGTCCTGGCCGATGAGCCGCCGGTGGACGTGGCCAGGGTGCTGCGCGAGACCCGGGCGGACATCCTGGTCAACTACCTGCCGGTGGGGTCGGAACAGGCCACCCGCTACTATGCGGAAGCCGCCCTGGAGGCGGGTTGTGCCTTCATCAACGCCATCCCCGTGTTCATCGCCTCGTCGCCCCGCTGGGCGGAGCGGTTCCGCCGCAAGGGCCTGCCCGTGGTCGGCGACGACATCAAGAGCCAGGTCGGCGCCACCATCGTGCACCGGGTGCTGACCCGCTTGTTCGAAGACCGGGGCGTCCGCCTGCGCCGTACCTACCAGCTCAACTTCGGCGGCAACACCGACTTCCTCAACATGCTGAACCACAGCCGCCTGAAGAGCAAGAAGCAGTCCAAGACCCAGGCGGTCCAGTCCCAGCTGGGCGAGCCGCTGCCGGGGGAGGACATCCACATCGGTCCCAGCGACTACGTGCCCTGGCTCCATGACAACAAGATCTGCATGATCCGCATGGAGGGCACGGGCTTCGGCGACCAGCCCATCGAGCTGGAACTGCGCCTGTCGGTGCAGGACTCGCCCAACAGCGCCGGGGTGATGATCGACGCCATCCGGTGCACCAAGCTGGCGCTGGACCGGGGCCTGGCGGGGCCCATCGAGCCCGTCTCCGCCTACTTCATGAAGTCGCCGCCGGTGCAGTACACCGACGACGAGGCGCGGCGCCTGGTGGAGGCCTTCATCCGAGGCGAGTCCCTGGCGGCTCGCACCCAGGCAGGGGACTGA
- a CDS encoding NTP transferase domain-containing protein, giving the protein MDAVVLAAGAGTRFRRTAASCPKPLYPLFGVSLVERALRVARQAGCRRVLVVTGYQAEAVERAVLKAGRPWVEVVRAEGWERGNGASLLAVRGRVDGPFLLLMADHLVDPGLVRQALAEAQARRDELLAGGVLLLVDPRLDRVFDLPEATKVRTGDGGRRIEAIGKDLGTFDAVDTGIFVASPALLDELARLAAGSEAAAPVVPGAGPPAGSQDRPGDPLPPAGTETVTLTAAAGRLARRGRLGAVPVTRGWWIDVDDGAALAQARRLLLDHAAASGGDGPVARWLNRRLSRPLSAWLASAGVGPNGATLLAFATTLAGALAFAAGQPWLGGLLCQAGSVLDGCDGEVARLRLEAQPRGAFLDTVLDRYADAAVVAGLATGALAAGAGWGVTLALALAAMAGMPLSALMKDRLQLLRPATGQGAGAAEAAGGPRTGQPGDGSPRTRRFDPMRDDPPWLRWIPGNRDGRYFLICLAGLAAAPLAGLAVVALVSHVLAVGRLLHGWRALALRQE; this is encoded by the coding sequence ATGGACGCGGTGGTGCTGGCGGCCGGCGCCGGAACCCGTTTCCGGCGCACGGCCGCTTCCTGTCCCAAGCCCCTCTACCCGCTCTTCGGCGTGAGCCTGGTGGAGCGGGCCCTGCGGGTCGCCCGCCAGGCCGGTTGCCGCCGGGTCCTGGTGGTCACCGGCTACCAGGCGGAGGCGGTGGAACGGGCGGTCCTGAAGGCTGGGCGGCCCTGGGTCGAAGTGGTCCGGGCCGAGGGGTGGGAGCGGGGCAACGGTGCCTCGCTGCTTGCCGTCCGGGGCCGGGTGGACGGCCCCTTCCTCCTGCTGATGGCGGACCACCTGGTCGACCCCGGCCTGGTGCGCCAGGCCCTGGCCGAGGCCCAGGCGCGGCGGGACGAGCTGCTGGCCGGCGGGGTCCTGCTGCTGGTGGACCCGCGCCTGGACCGGGTGTTTGACCTCCCGGAAGCGACCAAGGTACGAACAGGCGACGGGGGCCGCCGGATCGAAGCCATCGGCAAGGACCTCGGCACCTTTGACGCCGTGGACACGGGGATCTTCGTGGCCTCACCTGCCCTGCTGGACGAACTGGCCCGGCTGGCCGCCGGCAGCGAGGCCGCAGCGCCGGTGGTCCCCGGCGCCGGCCCGCCCGCCGGTTCCCAGGACCGCCCCGGGGATCCGTTACCACCCGCCGGGACCGAAACCGTCACTTTGACGGCGGCTGCGGGCCGGCTGGCCCGGCGGGGCCGGCTGGGAGCGGTGCCGGTGACCCGGGGCTGGTGGATCGACGTGGACGATGGGGCCGCCCTGGCCCAAGCCCGCCGGCTGCTGCTGGATCACGCCGCGGCCTCAGGGGGCGACGGGCCGGTGGCCCGCTGGCTCAATCGCCGGCTTTCCCGGCCCCTCTCCGCCTGGCTGGCCTCCGCAGGGGTAGGGCCCAACGGAGCCACCTTGCTGGCCTTTGCCACCACCCTGGCCGGGGCGCTGGCCTTTGCCGCCGGGCAGCCCTGGCTGGGGGGCCTGCTGTGCCAGGCGGGATCCGTCCTGGACGGCTGCGACGGGGAGGTGGCCCGCCTGCGGCTGGAAGCCCAGCCCCGGGGCGCATTCCTTGATACAGTGCTGGACCGTTATGCGGACGCGGCGGTGGTGGCAGGCCTGGCAACGGGAGCCCTGGCAGCGGGAGCGGGCTGGGGGGTGACCCTCGCCCTGGCCCTGGCCGCCATGGCCGGCATGCCGCTGTCAGCCCTGATGAAGGACCGCCTGCAGCTGCTGCGGCCGGCCACCGGCCAGGGGGCCGGTGCCGCGGAGGCTGCCGGCGGCCCTAGGACCGGGCAGCCGGGGGACGGCTCGCCTCGGACCCGCCGGTTCGACCCCATGCGTGATGACCCGCCGTGGCTGCGCTGGATACCGGGCAACCGGGACGGCCGGTACTTCCTGATCTGCCTGGCGGGCCTGGCCGCCGCACCGCTGGCCGGCCTGGCGGTAGTCGCCCTGGTCTCCCACGTCCTGGCCGTGGGCAGGCTGTTGCACGGCTGGCGGGCGCTGGCGCTCCGGCAGGAATGA
- a CDS encoding tRNA (adenine-N1)-methyltransferase, whose protein sequence is MERNGLEPGQPETSVPPGQGPAPGRRGPLAMGDLVVFIDNKQRRRLQRLRQGRVFQAPAGGIVRHEAVAGLPEGSTVVTSTGGRLRVLRPTLEEYILAMPRRTQVIYPKDLGQIIIRSNLRPGDRVLEAGVGSGATTLALLQAVGPGGQVISYERRAEFARLARENVERFLGYAPSWWRVELRDVYQGIGERDLDAIVLDVPEPFHCVGAAAEALRPGGVLLCWLPTTNQVQQLVTALQAHPAWDLVETTELLLRPWHVTASSVRPEHRMVAHTGFLISARRVVPGAAAGAAGVGPGEPAVEASDAPPAGAGEGGEPEAAGEHRGQHPGPADHLM, encoded by the coding sequence ATGGAACGGAACGGACTTGAGCCAGGCCAGCCGGAGACCAGCGTGCCGCCGGGGCAGGGGCCTGCACCCGGCCGGCGGGGACCCCTGGCCATGGGGGATCTGGTGGTTTTCATCGACAACAAGCAGCGCCGTCGGCTGCAGCGGCTGCGCCAGGGCCGGGTCTTCCAGGCCCCGGCGGGTGGCATCGTGCGCCATGAGGCCGTGGCCGGCCTGCCGGAGGGCAGCACGGTGGTGACCAGCACCGGCGGCCGCCTGCGGGTGCTGCGCCCGACCCTGGAGGAGTACATCCTCGCCATGCCGCGACGGACCCAGGTGATCTATCCCAAGGACCTGGGGCAGATCATCATCCGGTCGAACCTGCGCCCGGGGGACCGGGTGCTGGAGGCGGGGGTGGGTTCCGGCGCCACCACCTTGGCCCTCCTTCAGGCCGTGGGCCCGGGAGGCCAGGTGATCTCCTACGAGCGGCGGGCCGAGTTCGCCCGGCTGGCCCGGGAGAACGTGGAGCGCTTCCTGGGCTACGCGCCGTCGTGGTGGCGGGTCGAGTTGCGGGATGTCTACCAGGGGATCGGCGAGCGCGATCTGGACGCCATCGTGCTGGATGTGCCCGAACCCTTCCACTGTGTGGGCGCGGCGGCGGAGGCCCTGCGCCCGGGCGGCGTCCTCCTCTGCTGGCTGCCCACCACCAACCAGGTCCAGCAGCTGGTCACCGCCCTTCAGGCCCACCCTGCCTGGGACCTGGTGGAGACCACCGAGCTCCTGCTGCGGCCCTGGCACGTGACGGCGTCCAGCGTGCGTCCCGAACACCGCATGGTGGCCCACACCGGCTTCCTCATCAGCGCCCGGCGGGTGGTGCCTGGCGCCGCCGCGGGGGCCGCCGGCGTTGGCCCAGGCGAACCTGCAGTGGAAGCCTCGGACGCACCCCCGGCAGGGGCCGGGGAAGGGGGCGAGCCCGAGGCGGCCGGGGAGCACCGCGGACAGCATCCCGGACCGGCCGATCATCTGATGTGA
- a CDS encoding SOS response-associated peptidase has protein sequence MPGSGPHAGVRVMCGRFTLTTPAVELERRFLVDLQGRHVPRYNVAPGQEVLAVVAPARERRPARLVWGLIPPWAQEPRPGPINARAETAAVRPMFRQALRRRRCLIPADGFYEWLRREKARLPVFLRLREGEPFALAGLYERWDGPGGPRWTCCILTTRPNELVGQVHDRMPVILRRQWEAAWLDPQVPPEELAPVWEPFPAEAMEAYPVSPRVNSPRYDDPGCLAPAGPPLSRPGAGG, from the coding sequence ATGCCGGGGAGCGGGCCCCATGCGGGGGTGAGGGTCATGTGCGGCCGTTTCACCTTGACCACGCCGGCGGTGGAACTGGAACGCCGATTTCTCGTTGACCTGCAGGGCCGGCATGTACCCCGCTACAACGTGGCCCCCGGGCAGGAGGTCCTGGCGGTGGTGGCCCCGGCAAGGGAGCGGCGGCCTGCGCGGCTGGTGTGGGGGCTGATCCCGCCCTGGGCCCAGGAACCCCGGCCGGGTCCCATCAACGCCCGGGCAGAGACCGCAGCGGTGCGGCCCATGTTCCGGCAGGCCCTGCGGCGGCGCCGGTGCCTGATCCCGGCCGATGGGTTCTATGAGTGGTTGCGGCGGGAGAAGGCCCGGCTGCCGGTGTTCCTTCGCCTGCGGGAGGGAGAGCCCTTCGCCCTGGCCGGCCTCTACGAGCGCTGGGACGGGCCCGGCGGGCCGCGCTGGACCTGCTGTATCCTGACCACCCGGCCCAATGAACTGGTGGGTCAGGTGCACGACCGGATGCCGGTCATCCTGCGCCGCCAGTGGGAAGCGGCCTGGCTCGACCCTCAGGTGCCGCCCGAGGAGCTGGCACCGGTCTGGGAGCCTTTCCCGGCGGAGGCGATGGAGGCCTACCCGGTCTCGCCCCGCGTCAACTCACCCCGCTACGATGATCCCGGGTGCCTGGCGCCCGCAGGGCCGCCGCTGTCCCGGCCAGGGGCCGGGGGCTGA
- a CDS encoding helix-turn-helix domain-containing protein produces the protein MQSDPVAVGQRIRLARQAAGLSVKDLARRAHISPSHLSDIERGVKHPSLAVAVTLAAALDRSLDWLVTGRDPLPGPLDLRNLLRDPTRPLRYQGLPLDDAAREHLVDLLDAALGLARLAGSMVVQALGAASGAASGPGPAPFAAGYPGAVTGRPGGAGTPGPAAGTTPSGVIQTPGPGPAGRPSPASYLDEPEAREWLRQVVADALQRAWGQPRVPSTPPFPGVAATGFPPPAAAGGKRVAGSPASAGPSAPRQSPVPGRFLSTEAGQPPAPGRDSGGPAGARHPGSS, from the coding sequence ATGCAATCCGATCCCGTTGCCGTTGGCCAGCGCATCCGCCTCGCCCGCCAGGCCGCCGGCCTGTCCGTCAAGGACCTGGCCCGGCGGGCCCACATCTCCCCGTCCCACCTGAGCGACATCGAACGGGGCGTCAAGCACCCGTCCCTGGCCGTGGCCGTCACCCTGGCGGCGGCCCTGGACCGCAGCCTGGACTGGCTGGTGACCGGGCGTGACCCGCTGCCCGGCCCCCTGGACCTCCGCAACCTGTTGCGGGATCCCACCCGGCCCCTGCGATATCAGGGGCTTCCCCTGGACGATGCCGCCCGCGAGCACCTGGTGGACCTTCTGGATGCCGCCCTGGGCCTGGCCCGGCTCGCCGGCAGCATGGTGGTCCAGGCCCTCGGCGCCGCTTCCGGTGCCGCTTCGGGACCGGGCCCGGCACCTTTCGCCGCCGGCTACCCCGGCGCCGTCACCGGGAGGCCCGGAGGCGCGGGCACCCCCGGACCAGCTGCCGGGACGACGCCTTCCGGCGTGATCCAGACCCCAGGACCCGGTCCTGCCGGCAGGCCCTCCCCCGCCTCCTATCTGGACGAACCGGAGGCCCGGGAGTGGCTTCGCCAGGTGGTGGCCGATGCCCTACAGCGGGCCTGGGGCCAGCCCCGGGTCCCGTCCACCCCGCCCTTTCCGGGGGTCGCCGCCACCGGCTTCCCTCCTCCCGCCGCCGCGGGCGGGAAGCGAGTGGCCGGTTCGCCCGCATCGGCGGGGCCGTCAGCTCCCCGGCAGTCCCCGGTCCCGGGTCGCTTCCTATCCACTGAGGCCGGTCAGCCCCCGGCCCCTGGCCGGGACAGCGGCGGCCCTGCGGGCGCCAGGCACCCGGGATCATCGTAG